One part of the Oncorhynchus clarkii lewisi isolate Uvic-CL-2024 chromosome 7, UVic_Ocla_1.0, whole genome shotgun sequence genome encodes these proteins:
- the LOC139413045 gene encoding protein Shroom2-like isoform X3, translating into MHIRKNRFKGRNEPVSRPHSWHSSKFTEDHPEPTESHNEPSPVWQVKHEVSASTKDLSSCGDHDSNLRQLSSQFSSVGNMERVERPSHPYPPGCLSPSRYHRSAEPLSGGGVSGGKSESPFSCLSSTSPPPEPALALTNTEATEGSVFYKGVQTQTSEVGRQGEQRHSRNLQLPQGDRGSESPRTVPEEQPGSRYSSSGSGRSHIGPVWHVPERRKVAAPPSPPPPPLRNDSFAATKVYPAYTEGPGAPPQAPENSSYRARGNRISHNENGPDPRCSYNPPPHRKDFLHPNIAAGAPDYNQLSNPNKLFSLSSQDVRQSQSPFTCLPNHQRQYSDESTFYLQTRSTPHPPKPQSVGSYYHSLQELPTNRSNSRNHVRSTTTSLSTSTIDQNYDGGGHIRYYCITTKQPGQPETRGRQSKSEVWMADMELAKGSNDRGSTSSSHKTSKVKYHPQPPYANSKERNGNVKAANVLLYEHTASNSSSGKPTTEERERRSEGQRPTEAQLRSSYSPSPPKDHKAAPLREDPWVSQENNKISSQKTPMLHSLAQGSRSLAQESRSPMLHSLAQESRSPMLNSLAQESRSPILHSLAQESRSPMLHSLAQESRSPMLHSLAQESRSPMLHSLAQESRSPMLHSLAQESRILVEKIHSATAPPPPSNGGGDTNHAIQEALTNNTATGKLARRSDRYATTLRNEIQLKRAQLQKSRSAATLTCPSETEEPEEEADPGGWKSTSSDGSFSSSYKDHLKEAQARVLQATSFRRRDLEPPGSGSEAPLTKPNSHIVSRIGGRKRFPLNKRVHSFSEPDKINKLGVEGEGEHPVGTARPIVDRRKIFEMAAKPAFCRPISTIHKSSQQSTSTTSSTLEHGEGKARGRAHSGETQEKHPDPLSPAGRQALLEQQRLGTFTEYQVTWNMQRKASDTKTQGRYHSADDILDQGTEETPVCVHERSRSSPSQDFYTQKIPVPWRETVEILDHRQDQQGGSYTTRGPSESQEQPAQLHHFPQPPQPSIPRLTDTEPHSSRDVATPAPLPLPHPSDHRYKCDSADPGHNLPAYPSNHTHSSVSEQPLPPPTAAPKPQNTGLIIMPQWPLLGLETPSATSSTYGLSSQEFLPGPCTHQAEPSSSSSCSSHGTELDPAPNQACSLGSTQLPSPSPGRTAGLGTEEGAADSTLEPPPSSSHSPLFSYQPASLTVPSSGGTSSPSPQFAPQRLTDQPPVFVSVQDEAQSRPENRTNAVMEMSSVGKKVPVKIVHAESTTERESRQYLLHSERNGAPGVSEGPDFPPSLPTSLPSPEPQPYSLFRAYTPYTRNGPQSPPRDPTLTVAPEEALSPGRSQTNGPSGTAVMGPQQPQKSNSEEDVKREELARDIMDKDKSLVDILDQSKMKTTMDLMGGIFPQGEQILDGGHQRRKVSPKQCLPPRGMDDRREEGGMSAATGALVTSSTYYSTSAPKAELLNKMKDMQEEELEEDSEDELDIDLASKKQELIDSLGKKLQVLREARENLQEDLHDNNSLGDEVEAVVQRVCKPNELDKFRMFVGDLDKVVSLLLSLSGRLARVENALNSLEEDTTPEEKRTLSEKRKLLIRQHEDAKELKENLDRRERLVYSIMAAHLSHESLADYQHFVKMKSALIIEQRKLDDKIKLGEEQLKCLLDSLLLEQRLLF; encoded by the exons ATGCATATCAGGAAGAACCGCTTCAAGGG GAGGAATGAACCAGTCTCCCGGCCCCATTCATGGCACTCCTCCAAGTTCACAGAAGACCACCCCGAACCCACAGAGAGTCACAACGAGCCTTCACCTGTGTGGCAGGTCAAACATGAAGTCAG TGCATCCACAAAAGACCTTTCCAGCTGCGGGGACCACGACTCGAATCTACGCCAGTTATCTAGCCAGTTCAGCTCCGTGGGGAATATGGAGAGAGTAGAGCGTCCCTCACACCCCTACCCACCAGGATGCCTCTCCCCCAGCAGGTACCACCGCAGCGCTGAGCCTCTCTCTGGGGGTGGAGTGTCTGGTGGGAAGAGCGAATCACCCTTCAGCTGCCTGTCCTCTACCAGCCCTCCCCCGGAGCCTGCTCTGGCCCTCACCAACACTGAGGCGACTGAGGGCAGCGTGTTCTATAAGGGGGTCCAGACTCAGACCAGTGAGGTCGGAAGGCAGGGTGAGCAGCGCCACAGCCGGAACCTCCAGCTGCCCCAGGGGGACAGAGGCTCAGAGAGCCCCAGGACAGTCCCAGAGGAGCAGCCTGGCTCCCGCTACTCCAGCTCAGGCTCTGGCAGATCGCACATAGGCCCTGTGTGGCACGTCCcagagaggaggaaggtagcagcccccccctctcctcctcctcctcccctgcgcAATGACAGCTTTGCTGCCACCAAGGTGTACCCTGCCTACACAGAGGGGCCTGGAGCTCCACCACAGGCCCCAGAGAACAGCAGCTACAGAGCCCGGGGCAACCGTATCTCTCACAATGAGAATGGGCCAGACCCCAGGTGCAGTTACAACCCTCCACCTCACAGGAAAGACTTCCTCCACCCAAACATAGCTGCAGGTGCACCTGACTACAACCAGCTCAGCAACCCAAACAAACTGTTCTCGCTGTCTAGCCAGGACGTGAGACAGAGTCAGTCTCCCTTCACTTGCCTGCCCAACCACCAGCGGCAGTATAGCGACGAAAGCACTTTCTACCTGCAGACCAGATCCACCCCACATCCACCGAAGCCGCAGAGCGTTGGTAGCTACTACCACAGCCTCCAGGAGCTCCCTACCAACCGGAGTAACAGTAGGAACCACGTGAGGTCCACCACCACGTCCCTGTCCACCTCGACCATCGACCAGAACTATGACGGCGGAGGACACATCAGGTACTACTGCATCACAACCAAGCAGCCAGGCCAGCCAGAGACTCGTGGTAGACAGAGCAAATCAGAGGTCTGGATGGCTGACATGGAGCTAGCTAAGGGCTCAAACGACAGGGGCTCCACAAGTTCCTCCCACAAGACCAGCAAGGTCAAGTATCATCCTCAGCCGCCTTACGCCAACAGCAAGGAGCGGAACGGAAATGTCAAAGCGGCCAACGTTCTGCTTTACGAACACACAGCCTCCAATTCCTCATCTGGTAAACCTACcactgaggagagggagaggaggagtgagggccAGAGACCTACAGAGGCCCAGCTTAGAAGCTCTTACTCTCCCAGTCCGCCCAAGGACCACAAGGCGGCACCACTGAGAGAAGACCCTTGGGTCTCTCAGGAGAACAATAAGATCTCTTCTCAAAAGACACCCATGCTCCACAGTCTGGCTCAGGGGAGTAGAAGCCTAGCCCAGGAGAGTAGGAGCCCAATGCTTCATTCTCTAGCCCAGGAGAGTAGGAGCCCAATGCTTAATTCTCTAGCCCAGGAGAGTAGGAGCCCAATACTTCATTCTCTAGCCCAGGAGAGTAGGAGCCCAATGCTTCATTCTCTAGCCCAGGAGAGTAGGAGCCCAATGCTTCATTCTCTAGCCCAGGAGAGTAGGAGCCCAATGCTTCATTCTCTAGCCCAGGAGAGTAGGAGCCCAATGCTTCATTCTCTGGCCCAGGAGAGTAGGATCCTGGTGGAGAAGATTCACTCTGCTacggcaccaccaccaccatccaacGGCGGGGGAGACACCAACCACGCCATACAGGAGGCTTTAACAAACAACACTGCAACGGGCAAACTGGCGAGACGCAGCGACCGATACGCCACCACCCTCCGCAACGAGATCCAGCTAAAGAGGGCCCAGCTGCAGAAAAGCCGGAGCGCTGCCACCCTGACCTGCCCCAGCGAGAcggaggagccagaggaggaggcAGACCCGGGGGGGTGGAAGTCCACCTCCTCCGACggctccttttcctcctcctacaAGGACCACCTCAAGGAGGCTCAGGCTAGGGTCCTCCAGGCCACGTCCTTTAGGAGGAGAGACCTAGAACCTCCCGGGTCAGGGTCGGAGGCTCCGTTAACCAAACCCAACTCACACATAGTCTCCCGCATTGGCGGCCGCAAGCGTTTCCCTCTGAACAAGAGGGTCCACTCGTTCTCCGAGCCAGACAAGATCAACAAGCTGGgagtggagggtgagggagaacaTCCCGTTGGAACAGCACGGCCGATTGTAGACCGACGGAAGATCTTTGAAATGGCTGCTAAACCTGCCTTCTGCAGACCCATCTCAACCATCCACAAGTCAAGCCAGCAGAGCACCAGCACCACCTCCAGCACTTTGGAGCACGGAGAGGGCAAGGCCAGAGGGAGAGCCCACTCAGGAGAAACTCAGGAGAAACACCCAGACCCCCTCAGCCCCGCAGGCAGACAGGCCCTACTGGAGCAGCAGAGGCTGGGGACCTTCACTGAGTACCAGGTCACCTGGAACATGCAGAGGAAGGCTTCAGACACAAAGACCCAGGGGAGGTACCACTCTGCTGACGACATCCTGGACCAGGGAACAGAAGAGACGCCTGTCTGTGTCCATGAGAGGTCCAGATCGTCTCCCTCACAAGACTTCTACACACAG AAGATCCCTGTGCCATGGAGAGAGACTGTTGAAATTCTGGACCATAGACAGGACCAGCAAGGAGGCAGTTACACCACCAG AGGGCCGAGCGAGAGCCAAGAGCAGCCAGCCCAGCTCCACCACTTCCCACAGCCTCCACAACCGTCTATTCCAAGACTGACCGACACAGAGCCACACAGCAGCAGAGACGTGGCCACCCccgcccccctccctctccctcacccctctgaCCACAGATACAAATGTGACTCTGCGGACCCCGGCCACAACCTCCCCGCGTACCCTTCCAACCACACCCACAGCTCTGTGTCTGAGCAACCACTACCACCTCCAACGGCGGCTCCCAAGCCCCAGAATACAGGCCTCATCATCATGCCACAGTGGCCTCTCCTAGGCCTGGAAACCCCCTCAGCCACATCCTCCACCTACGGACTGTCTTCCCAGGAATTCCTGCCTGGCCCTTGCACCCATCAGGCTGAACCATCATCCAGCAGCAGCTGCTCCTCCCATGGCACAGAGCTGGATCCTGCCCCAAACCAAGCCTGCTCCTTGGGCTCCACCcagctcccctctccctcccctgggAGAACCGCTGGACTGGGCACGGAGGAGGGAGCAGCTGATTCAACGCTAGAGCCGCCACCCTCCTCTTCCcactctcctttattctcctacCAGCCTGCCAGTCTGACGGTTCCCTCCTCAGGTGGGACTAGTTCTCCCTCTCCTCAGTTTGCTCCACAGAGGTTGACGGACCAGCcccctgtctttgtgtctgtgcaGGATGAAGCCCAGAGCAG GCCAGAGAACCGGACCAACGCTGTGATGGAGATGAGCAGTGTAGGGAAGAAGGTCCCTGTGAAGATCGTCCATGCTGAGAGcaccacagagagggagagccgCCAGTACCTGCTGCACAGCGAGAGAAATGGGGCCCCTGGAGTTTCAGAGGGGCCCGACTTTCCCCCGTCCTTACCGACCAGCCTGCCCTCCCCTGAGCCGCAGCCCTACTCCCTGTTCCGTGCCTACACCCCCTACACACGCAATGGGCCCCAGAGTCCCCCCAGGGACCCAACCCTCACTGTAGCCCCAGAAGAGGCCCTGTCCCCTGGGCGGTCTCAGACCAACGGTCCCTCCGGTACCGCCGTCATGGGTCCCCAGCAGCCTCAGAAGAGTAATTCGGAGGAAGATGtgaagagagaggagctggccAGAGACATCATGGACAAGGATAAGTCCCTGGTGGACATCTTGGACCAGAGTAAGATGAAGACCACCATGGATCTGATGGGGGGGATCTTCCCCCAGGGGGAGCAGATCTTGGATGGGGGGCACCAGAGGAGGAAAGTCTCCCCCAAACAGTGTTTGCCGCCCAGGGGCATGGATgacag gagagaggaggggggcatgTCTGCTGCCACAGGGGCCCTGGTGACCAGCTCCACCTACTACAGTACATCTGCCCCCAAGGCTGAGCTGCTCAACAAGATGAAGGACATGcaggaggaggagctggaggaagACTCCGAGGACGAACTGGACATCGACCTGGCCAGCAAGAAG CAAGAGCTGATTGACAGCCTGGGTAAGAAGCTGCAGGTGCTGCGCGAGGCCAGGGAGAACCTTCAGGAGGACCTCCACGATAACAACTCTCTGGGGGACGAGGTGGAGGCCGTGGTGCAGAGGGTCTGCAAGCCCAACGAGCTGGACAAGTTCAGGATGTTTGTTGGAGATCTGGACAAGGTGgtcagtctgctgctctccctgtctggccGACTGGCCAGGGTGGAGAACGCTCTCAACAGTCTGGAGGAAGACACCACACCGGAAGAGAAG cgCACCCTGTCAGAGAAGAGGAAGCTGTTGATCAGACAACACGAAGACGCCAAAGAGCTCAAGGAGAACCTTGACCGGCGGGAGCGCCTGGTTTACAGCATCATGGCTGCTCACCTCAGCCACGAGAGCCTGGCAGACTACCAGCACTTTGTCAAGATGAAGTCAGCCCTCATCATCGAGCAGCGCAAGCTGGACGACAAGATCAAACTGGGAGAGGAGCAGCTGAAATGTCTGCTGGATAGTTTATTGTTGGagcagaggctgctgttctga